The nucleotide sequence GAAGCTCACGGCAGATCAAAAGCAGGAGATATTAAGCAGGCTTTCTCCATCAACGGATCTTCAGGATGCAGCCGGGACGGACCTGGTCATTGAAGCAGCTGTTGAGAACATGGCGATCAAAACAGACATTTTTGCAAAGCTTGATAAAATCACGCCGGAAAGCACTATACTTGCCACAAACACTTCTTCCCTGCCGATCACGGAAATTGCGGCAGCAACAAACCGTCCGGAAAAAGTAATCGGCATGCACTTTATGAATCCTGTTCCTGTCATGAAGCTGGTTGAGATTATACGGGGCCTTGCAACGGCAGATGACGTGTATCAGTCGATAGAAGACATGACAAAGACGCTGAATAAAATCCCCGTTGAGGTCAATGACTTTCCCGGATTTGTTTCAAACCGCATCCTGATGCCGATGATCAATGAAGCGATCTATACGCTGTATGAAGGGGTAGCAGAGAAGGAAGCAATTGATGAAGTGATGAAGCTTGGCATGAACCATCCGATGGGGCCGCTTACGCTTGCTGATTTTATCGGGCTTGATACATGCCTGTACATTATGGAAACGCTGCACGAGGGCTTTGGCGACGATAAATACCGGCCGTGTCCGCTTCTCAGAAAATATGTAAAAGCAGGCTGGCTTGGACGCAAGACAGGCAGAGGGTTTTATTCATACGAAGGGTAATCGGACATCACAGGGGGACGGGATATGAATATTCGCTTCACGGAAGAACAGGAAATGATGAGGAAAATGGTTCGGGATTTTGCCCAGGCTGAAATTGAACCGTTTGTCGAACGGATGGAAAAGGGAGAATTCCCCCGGGACATCCTCCGGAAAATGGGATCACTCGGCCTGATGGGTATCCCTGTGTCGGAGCAGTACGGAGGAGCGGGAATGGACTTTACGTCCTACATTATCGCCATTCATGAACTCTCAAAGGTCAGTGCGACAGTCGGGGTCATCCTGAGCGTTCATACATCGGTAGGAACAAATCCAATCCTCTATTTCGGAACGGAAGAGCAGAAAAACAAGTACATTCCAAAGCTTGCAAGCGGCGAGTATCTTGGCGCATTCTGCCTGACCGAACCGGGATCAGGATCTGATGCAGGCAGCCTGAAAACAAAAGCAGTCAAAAAAGACGGCACCTACATCCTGAACGGCTCAAAGGTGTTTATTACAAACGGCGGAGAAGCAGATACGTACATTGTTTTCGCTTCTACGAACGCTGAGGCGGGCATAAAAGGGATTTCTGCTTTTATCGTCGAGAAAAACACAAAAGGACTTGTCATCGGAAAAGACGAACATAAAATGGGTCTGTACGGTTCAAGAACGGTTCAGCTTTCGTTTGAAGATGCAGAAGTGCCTGCTGAAAATCTGCTTGGCGAAGAAGGCGAAGGCTTTAAAATCGCGATGGCCAACCTTGACGTCGGGCGCATCGGAATTGCTGCCCAGTCTCTCGGTATTGCCCAGGCAGCCCTAGAAAAATCGGTTGAATACGCAAAAGAGCGCGTCCAGTTTGGAAGGCCGATCTCATCCCAGCAGGGAATCGGCTTCAAGCTTGCCGACATGGCGACAGCCGTCGAAGCTTCAGAACTGCTGACCTACAGAGCGGCATTCATGAGGGAAAACGGCATGCCGTGCGGCAAAGAAGCCTCCATGGCAAAGCTTTTCGCCTCCAAAACGGCTATGGAAACAGCAACAGAGGCCATCCAGGTCTTCGGCGGCTACGGCTACACAAAGGACTACCCGGTCGAACGCTACTTCCGCGATGCCAAAGTGTGTGAAATCTACGAAGGTACAAGCGAGATTCAAAGAATCGTCATCAGCAAGCATTTAACTAAGGGGTAAATAATAATAAGAACACGGGAGATGAACGCAATGTTTTTCAAACTGTCAGATGAACATGAAATGATCCGCAAAATGGTAAGAGATTTCGCTAAAAATGAAGTTGAGCCTACAGCTGCAGAGCGCGACGAAGAAGAGCGCTTTGACCGTGAGCTGTTCGACAAAATGGCTGAGCTTGGACTGACAGGAATTCCATGGCCGGAAGAGTACGGCGGCATCGGCAGCGACTATCTGGCATACGTCATAGCCGTAGAAGAGCTATCTAGAGTGTGCGCTTCCATCGGAGTAACCCTTTCAGCCCACACCTCGCTAGCAGGCTGGCCGGTTTACAAATTCGGTACAGAAGAGCAAAAGCAGAAGTACTTAAAACCAATGGCCCAGGGCGAGAAAATCGGTGCTTACGGACTGACAGAACCGGGCTCGGGTTCAGACGCCGGCGGCATGAGAACAACTGCCAAACTGAACGGCGATCATTATGTCTTTAACGGATCCAAGATTTTCATAACAAACGGTGGCATTGCTGATACGTATATTGTTTTTGCCGTCACAGATCCTTCAAGCAAGCATAAAGGCACGAGTGCATTCATCGTCGAGAAGGACTTTAAAGGCTTCTCCGTCGGCAAAAAAGAAAGCAAGCTCGGCATCCGCTCATCGCCTACAACCGAAATCATGTTTGAAGACTGCATGGTTCCGAAAGAAAACCTTCTCGGTCAAGAAGGAGAAGGCTTTAAAATTGCCATGATGACTCTTGACGGCGGCCGCAACGGCATCGCAGCCCAGGCTGTAGGAATCGCACAGGGAGCCCTTGATGCATCTGTTGCCTATGCGAAAGAGCGCCAGCAGTTCGGCAAGCCGATTGCACAGCAGCAGGGAATCGGCTTTAAGCTTGCTGATATGGCGACAACGATTGAAGCATCGCGTCTATTAACCTACCAGGCTGCATGGCTTGAGTCTGAGGGCCTTCCGTACGGAAAAGAATCGGCCATGTCCAAACTGTTTGCCGGAGATACGGCTATGAAAGTCACGACAGAAGCGGTGCAGGTGTTCGGCGGCTACGGCTATACGAAGGATTATCCGGTTGAACGCTACATGAGAGATGCGAAGATTACCCAGATTTACGAAGGCACTCAGGAGATTCAGAGACTTGTCATTTCGCGCATGCTGACAAAATAAAGGGCCTAAACAGGGAGGCGGTGGAACATGTCTAAACGGGAAGTGCATGCCTCTGTCAAAGATGAGAGGCTTGTGGAAAAGCGGCGTGACCAGATGATTAAAGGGGCGGTTCATCTTTTTAAACAAAAGGGATTCCACCGCACAACCACAAGGGAAATTGCCAAAGCGGCAGGCTTCAGCATCGGCACGCTCTATGAATATATCAGGCAGAAGGAAGACGTCCTCTACCTGGTCTGCGACACGATCTATGATCAGGTGCGCGACCGGCTGGAGAAAAACATCGACATGAAGCTTGGAACGATTGAGAGTCTCAAGCTTGCCATCGCAAACTACTTCAGAGTGGTGGATGAGATGCAGGATGAGGTTCTCGTCATGTACCAGGAAGCGAAGTCACTGTCACGTGACGCGCTTCCTTATGTGCTTCAAAAAGAAATTGAAATGGTCGGGATGTTTGAAAAGGTGATAGCAGGCTGTGCGGATAAAGGGGAAATCTCGCTTACAGCAACGGAAAGACAGCTGCTTGCCCACAACATCTTCGTTCAGGGACAGATGTGGGGCTTCAGAAGATGGGCCCTTCAGCGGAACTATACGCTTGAGGAATACATTGAAGTTCAGACCCAGCTGATTCTGCGGGGGATACAAAAAAGCGGAAATCAGCCGGAATAACGACAATAAAGGGGATGCGGCCAGCATGCATACAAAGGAAACCTATAAACCGAAACATGCCGTTCGTTTTGTAACGGCATCCAGTTTGTTTGACGGACATGATGCATCAATCAACATTATGCGGAGAATTCTTCAGGCGAGCGGCGCAGAAGTGATTCACCTCGGCCATAACCGTTCGGTTGAAGAGATTGTCAATGCAGCCATCCAGGAGGACGCGCAGGGAATTGCCATTTCTTCTTATCAGGGCGGGCACGTGGAGTTTTTCAAATACATGTATGATCTTTTAAAAGAAAGAGGAGCTTCGCATATCAGGCTCTACGGCGGAGGAGGCGGGGTCATCCTTCCGCGGGAAATCAAAGAGCTTCATGAATACGGGATTGCCCGCATCTTTTCTCCTGAGGACGGGAGAGAGCTCGGTCTTCAGGGCATGATTGAACTTATGATGAAAGAGTGCGATTTCCAGACAGCCGCAAAGCTTGAGGAAGAGATGGAGAAGCTGAAAAC is from Bacillus sp. FSL H8-0547 and encodes:
- a CDS encoding 3-hydroxybutyryl-CoA dehydrogenase translates to MSIQNVMVIGAGQMGSGIAQVCAMAGYSVLVNDLKEEFVLKGLASIEKNLQRQVDKQKLTADQKQEILSRLSPSTDLQDAAGTDLVIEAAVENMAIKTDIFAKLDKITPESTILATNTSSLPITEIAAATNRPEKVIGMHFMNPVPVMKLVEIIRGLATADDVYQSIEDMTKTLNKIPVEVNDFPGFVSNRILMPMINEAIYTLYEGVAEKEAIDEVMKLGMNHPMGPLTLADFIGLDTCLYIMETLHEGFGDDKYRPCPLLRKYVKAGWLGRKTGRGFYSYEG
- a CDS encoding acyl-CoA dehydrogenase, whose protein sequence is MNIRFTEEQEMMRKMVRDFAQAEIEPFVERMEKGEFPRDILRKMGSLGLMGIPVSEQYGGAGMDFTSYIIAIHELSKVSATVGVILSVHTSVGTNPILYFGTEEQKNKYIPKLASGEYLGAFCLTEPGSGSDAGSLKTKAVKKDGTYILNGSKVFITNGGEADTYIVFASTNAEAGIKGISAFIVEKNTKGLVIGKDEHKMGLYGSRTVQLSFEDAEVPAENLLGEEGEGFKIAMANLDVGRIGIAAQSLGIAQAALEKSVEYAKERVQFGRPISSQQGIGFKLADMATAVEASELLTYRAAFMRENGMPCGKEASMAKLFASKTAMETATEAIQVFGGYGYTKDYPVERYFRDAKVCEIYEGTSEIQRIVISKHLTKG
- a CDS encoding acyl-CoA dehydrogenase, giving the protein MFFKLSDEHEMIRKMVRDFAKNEVEPTAAERDEEERFDRELFDKMAELGLTGIPWPEEYGGIGSDYLAYVIAVEELSRVCASIGVTLSAHTSLAGWPVYKFGTEEQKQKYLKPMAQGEKIGAYGLTEPGSGSDAGGMRTTAKLNGDHYVFNGSKIFITNGGIADTYIVFAVTDPSSKHKGTSAFIVEKDFKGFSVGKKESKLGIRSSPTTEIMFEDCMVPKENLLGQEGEGFKIAMMTLDGGRNGIAAQAVGIAQGALDASVAYAKERQQFGKPIAQQQGIGFKLADMATTIEASRLLTYQAAWLESEGLPYGKESAMSKLFAGDTAMKVTTEAVQVFGGYGYTKDYPVERYMRDAKITQIYEGTQEIQRLVISRMLTK
- a CDS encoding TetR/AcrR family transcriptional regulator, which produces MSKREVHASVKDERLVEKRRDQMIKGAVHLFKQKGFHRTTTREIAKAAGFSIGTLYEYIRQKEDVLYLVCDTIYDQVRDRLEKNIDMKLGTIESLKLAIANYFRVVDEMQDEVLVMYQEAKSLSRDALPYVLQKEIEMVGMFEKVIAGCADKGEISLTATERQLLAHNIFVQGQMWGFRRWALQRNYTLEEYIEVQTQLILRGIQKSGNQPE